Proteins encoded in a region of the Saccharothrix ecbatanensis genome:
- a CDS encoding AAA domain-containing protein, whose translation MTVPAVLRTLARLSASEQPQRVQLDLTKTAGLVWLGTDETAWSALTEPPVQPRWTPMPWTARADQQTTVERLASFDALHQEDRLLRLGWAFLCGPATVGGQRRRVCLPLVSRPVRLHHSGGRRYMFHVAGDVAMFPLLTDWSKAAELETRLARGEEWIRATLAAGGFGDVPVLGPEHDPRGLISGNDLVVVAGAGLHAGEPVVSTERGAALYSWARTRGVEQTALAGLYSSAEDTAEDVDTATGDVTGALALSPSQQAAVLAARAAPVTVIGGPPGSGKTHTLAAIALDAVASGRSVLLASRTRNAADVLGDALRRAGGPVPVLFGDSELRQEMARELGTGLAATSAKGELDRLDHARKGAIAAVARIERAVGAALRDEGLVEAALRFQALMPAHRSVAPRAFEEGVDFERLHGLLRARHGLFGQWRTRWAVRSARRLTGAADDVDVVDLEAAVRAAEQSAAQVRVAANGGTSTASLRALLAEEDARGHTAIAAWLATLAVSRRGAGPRRAVAALATSLRSGRAARRRALAGISTEHLVQALPLWVGTLADVEDILPAVPGMFDLVVIDEASHVDQPLAAPALLRGRRVVIGGDPRQLRHVSFVGDHAVREALAAEGTESLADRLDVPKVSLFDAGAAAAGVHWLTEHHRCAPHLIGFAASRFYEGRIALLTTHPSIADVDCIDVERVAGVRDNKGVNEVEVDAVLAHLRRRIAAGVRSIGVVTPFRAQADALEQALLDRLSLDEITTGGVRVGTVHGVQGSEFDEVVVSIALTDEDRPAAWRFANDRNLLAVLTTRARRLVHVITSAGEPVGLLAEYLRHAEVPPDETEGVPPSDDWTVRLATELTGLGITVRTGYPVGQWRVDLVVGERASAVALDTRPHPDGTAAHLARWRALRGAGWRIHDAFPSRFDHDPARAAVELAQELNPQPAHRS comes from the coding sequence GTGACCGTTCCCGCAGTGCTGCGCACGCTGGCACGCCTCAGCGCGTCCGAGCAGCCGCAGCGGGTGCAGCTGGACCTGACCAAGACCGCCGGGTTGGTGTGGCTGGGCACGGACGAGACCGCGTGGAGCGCTCTCACCGAGCCCCCGGTGCAGCCGCGCTGGACGCCGATGCCGTGGACCGCGCGGGCGGACCAGCAGACGACCGTCGAGCGGCTGGCGTCGTTCGACGCGTTGCACCAGGAGGACCGGCTGCTGAGACTGGGCTGGGCGTTCCTGTGCGGGCCGGCGACGGTGGGCGGCCAGCGCCGGCGGGTGTGCCTGCCGCTGGTCTCGCGGCCGGTGCGGCTGCACCACTCGGGCGGTCGGCGCTACATGTTCCACGTCGCCGGTGACGTGGCGATGTTCCCGCTGCTCACCGACTGGTCGAAGGCGGCCGAGCTGGAGACGCGGCTGGCCAGGGGCGAGGAGTGGATCAGAGCGACGCTGGCGGCCGGCGGGTTCGGCGACGTGCCGGTGCTGGGGCCGGAGCACGACCCGCGTGGGCTGATCAGCGGGAACGACCTCGTCGTGGTGGCCGGGGCCGGGTTGCACGCGGGTGAGCCGGTGGTCAGCACCGAGCGTGGTGCGGCGCTGTACTCGTGGGCGCGGACGCGGGGGGTCGAGCAGACCGCGCTGGCCGGGCTGTACTCGTCTGCGGAGGACACCGCGGAGGACGTCGACACCGCGACAGGTGACGTCACCGGGGCGTTGGCGTTGAGCCCCAGCCAACAGGCCGCCGTGCTGGCCGCCCGCGCCGCGCCGGTGACCGTGATCGGCGGACCGCCGGGCAGCGGCAAGACCCACACGCTGGCCGCGATCGCGCTGGACGCGGTGGCGTCGGGCCGTTCGGTGCTGTTGGCCAGCCGCACGCGCAACGCCGCCGACGTGCTCGGTGACGCGTTGCGGCGGGCCGGTGGTCCGGTGCCGGTGCTGTTCGGCGACTCCGAATTGCGGCAGGAGATGGCGCGCGAGCTGGGCACCGGGCTGGCCGCCACCTCGGCGAAGGGCGAGCTCGACCGGCTCGACCACGCCAGGAAGGGCGCCATCGCGGCGGTCGCGCGGATCGAACGCGCGGTCGGTGCGGCGTTGCGGGACGAAGGCCTGGTAGAGGCCGCACTCCGGTTCCAGGCGCTCATGCCGGCACACCGTTCGGTCGCGCCGCGGGCCTTCGAGGAGGGAGTGGACTTCGAGCGACTGCACGGGCTCCTGCGCGCACGTCACGGCCTGTTCGGGCAGTGGCGGACGCGGTGGGCGGTCCGGTCGGCACGGCGGCTGACCGGCGCGGCGGACGACGTGGACGTGGTGGACCTGGAGGCGGCGGTGCGGGCCGCCGAGCAGTCCGCCGCGCAGGTCCGGGTCGCCGCGAACGGCGGCACGTCGACGGCCTCGCTGCGCGCGCTGCTCGCCGAGGAGGACGCACGCGGCCACACCGCGATCGCCGCCTGGCTCGCCACCCTCGCGGTGAGCAGACGTGGCGCCGGACCGCGTCGTGCGGTGGCTGCGTTGGCGACGTCGTTGCGGTCGGGTCGGGCGGCGCGGCGGCGGGCGTTGGCCGGGATCTCGACCGAGCACCTGGTCCAGGCACTGCCCCTGTGGGTGGGCACGCTGGCCGACGTGGAGGACATCCTGCCCGCCGTGCCGGGGATGTTCGACCTGGTGGTGATCGACGAGGCGAGTCACGTCGACCAGCCACTCGCCGCGCCCGCGTTGTTGCGCGGCAGACGGGTGGTGATCGGCGGCGATCCGCGTCAGCTGCGGCATGTGTCGTTCGTCGGCGACCACGCCGTGCGCGAGGCGTTGGCGGCGGAGGGCACGGAGTCGTTGGCGGACCGGCTCGACGTGCCCAAGGTGAGCCTGTTCGACGCGGGCGCGGCGGCGGCCGGGGTGCACTGGCTGACGGAGCACCACCGCTGCGCGCCGCACCTGATCGGGTTCGCCGCGAGCCGGTTCTACGAGGGTCGGATCGCGCTGCTCACCACGCACCCGTCGATCGCGGACGTGGACTGCATCGACGTCGAGCGGGTGGCGGGAGTCCGTGACAACAAGGGCGTCAACGAGGTCGAGGTGGACGCCGTGCTGGCGCACCTGCGCCGCCGGATCGCCGCTGGGGTGCGCTCGATCGGCGTGGTCACGCCGTTCCGGGCGCAGGCCGACGCGCTCGAACAGGCACTGCTCGACCGGTTGAGCCTGGACGAGATCACCACGGGTGGGGTGCGAGTCGGCACCGTCCACGGCGTGCAGGGCTCGGAGTTCGACGAGGTGGTGGTGAGCATCGCGCTCACCGACGAGGACCGGCCCGCTGCCTGGCGGTTCGCCAACGACCGGAACCTGCTGGCCGTGCTGACCACGCGGGCCCGGCGGCTGGTGCACGTGATCACGTCGGCGGGTGAGCCGGTCGGCCTCCTCGCGGAGTACCTGCGGCACGCGGAAGTCCCGCCCGACGAGACCGAGGGCGTTCCGCCGTCCGACGACTGGACCGTGCGGCTTGCGACCGAGCTGACCGGCCTGGGCATCACCGTGCGCACCGGCTATCCGGTGGGTCAGTGGCGGGTGGACCTGGTCGTCGGCGAACGGGCGTCGGCCGTCGCGCTGGACACCCGACCGCACCCGGACGGCACGGCCGCGCACCTGGCCCGGTGGCGTGCCCTGCGCGGCGCGGGCTGGCGGATCCACGACGCGTTCCCCAGCCGGTTCGACCACGACCCGGCACGCGCCGCCGTCGAGCTGGCCCAGGAGCTGAACCCGCAACCCGCCCACCGCTCGTAG
- a CDS encoding class I SAM-dependent methyltransferase, giving the protein MADSDDQYDELGKLYERTKHIPTGLAERATFLSALPDLRGKSVLDVACGTGFYPREFRRRGAVRVVGVDSAAEMIGYAREVESRTPQGIEYHRQDATTLPVLGVFDVVTAVWLLGYAEDEAALDLMIGNLRANLAPGGTLAVLVPNPDADWDLLADYGRYGYEVTRTGPAGARQPVAVHVLGDPPFDFDSFFWPGGTFEAALTRGGLTDVARHATVVPDDGRGEEFWGPLRRSPSFAVYTGRG; this is encoded by the coding sequence ATGGCGGACTCGGACGATCAGTACGACGAACTCGGCAAGCTCTACGAGCGCACCAAGCACATCCCGACCGGTCTGGCCGAGCGCGCCACCTTTCTGTCCGCCCTGCCCGACCTGCGCGGCAAGTCCGTGCTGGACGTCGCGTGCGGCACCGGTTTCTACCCGCGCGAGTTCCGCCGCCGGGGCGCGGTCCGGGTGGTCGGCGTCGACTCGGCGGCCGAGATGATCGGCTACGCCCGCGAGGTGGAGAGCCGCACACCGCAGGGCATCGAGTACCACCGGCAGGACGCGACGACGTTGCCGGTGCTGGGCGTGTTCGACGTGGTGACCGCCGTGTGGCTGCTCGGGTACGCCGAGGACGAGGCCGCGCTGGACCTGATGATCGGCAACCTGCGCGCCAACCTCGCGCCCGGCGGCACGCTCGCCGTGCTGGTGCCCAACCCCGACGCCGACTGGGACCTCCTCGCGGACTACGGCCGTTACGGCTACGAGGTCACCCGCACCGGGCCGGCCGGCGCACGGCAGCCGGTGGCGGTGCACGTGCTCGGCGACCCGCCGTTCGACTTCGACTCGTTCTTCTGGCCCGGCGGCACGTTCGAGGCGGCCCTGACCCGGGGCGGCCTGACCGACGTCGCCCGGCACGCCACCGTGGTGCCCGACGACGGGCGCGGTGAGGAGTTCTGGGGACCGCTGCGCCGCAGCCCGAGCTTCGCCGTCTACACCGGACGCGGGTGA
- a CDS encoding NB-ARC domain-containing protein has protein sequence MVGEERVARNDFSGSARAVVQAGAIHGDVHFHWPATKVPRQLPPRVELVNQVRVLAELERDIADRPPLDDPVIKVVLGPRGSGKSTVATSWLHRVQQHFPDGQLYATLGAWGDHQVAPREVLGEFLVSLGVERGNLPADLASRASMFRSVTHGLSLAVFLDDVVSPAQVRSLLPGSGGSVVVVTGHGAFGVLARQRATLIDIDPLEPDMAVELLGQFAEDRVGADQYALRGVLELCAGLPVALCLVGGMLAERPTLSLAELLEELADPDAGITSVAVGDEPTLGSLFDATYARLSPRAQGVYRALGAHPGTGDVSVAALAAGMGVDEVTVRRAVDELVSLRVVENPVAGRVVAHNLVRGHAARIGEVVDRAERDALRRRLIDWYVAGAVTAEAAVMGQRVWRRRLFPDVRPQPGHPAEVDSRGWLERERVTLRAVVVASYEDGAFEAVVVLCLVLWALYEPGKYYDDLLATNEIGVRAAEHLAGDVVRAVLLTQMGFAHLHLGDTDAAIAACRSAIGIALAARDVEAEATALECAGLARLARDDVDEARTVLRRNLALAESVGDPRRIALARFHLAKAEPPESAIALLDQALAGFRGLAAPEPRNFAKIMTWQGRKSGEAGRTEQARERLAQARAITAEQSWPFDQAQVLDALGDLETGDAAKAFYEQAIALYAEHGFVNAMTRTAQRLAALS, from the coding sequence GTGGTCGGCGAAGAACGGGTCGCGCGCAACGATTTCAGCGGGTCGGCGCGTGCCGTCGTGCAGGCCGGTGCGATCCACGGTGATGTGCACTTCCACTGGCCCGCGACGAAGGTGCCCCGCCAACTGCCGCCGCGGGTGGAGCTGGTCAACCAGGTCCGCGTGCTGGCCGAGTTGGAACGGGACATCGCCGACCGGCCGCCGCTGGACGATCCGGTGATCAAGGTCGTGCTCGGTCCGCGGGGGAGCGGCAAGTCGACGGTGGCGACGTCCTGGCTGCACCGCGTCCAGCAGCACTTCCCCGACGGCCAGCTGTACGCGACGCTCGGCGCGTGGGGCGATCACCAGGTCGCGCCGCGCGAGGTGTTGGGCGAGTTCCTGGTGTCGCTCGGCGTGGAGCGGGGGAACCTGCCCGCCGATCTGGCGTCGAGGGCGTCGATGTTCCGGTCGGTCACGCATGGCTTGTCGCTGGCCGTGTTCCTCGACGACGTGGTCTCGCCCGCGCAGGTCCGTTCGCTGCTGCCGGGGTCCGGTGGTTCCGTCGTGGTCGTCACCGGTCACGGCGCTTTCGGCGTGTTGGCGCGGCAGCGGGCGACGCTGATCGACATCGATCCGCTGGAACCGGACATGGCGGTCGAGTTGTTGGGCCAGTTCGCCGAGGACCGGGTCGGCGCCGATCAGTACGCGCTGCGCGGCGTCCTGGAGTTGTGCGCGGGACTGCCGGTCGCGTTGTGCCTCGTGGGCGGCATGCTCGCCGAGCGGCCGACGTTGTCCTTGGCCGAACTGCTGGAGGAGCTGGCCGATCCGGACGCCGGGATCACGTCCGTGGCGGTCGGTGACGAGCCGACGCTGGGTTCGCTGTTCGACGCCACCTACGCCCGGCTGAGCCCGCGGGCTCAGGGCGTCTACCGGGCGTTGGGCGCGCATCCGGGCACGGGCGACGTGTCCGTCGCGGCGTTGGCCGCAGGGATGGGTGTCGACGAGGTGACGGTTCGCCGCGCGGTGGACGAGCTGGTGTCGCTGAGGGTGGTCGAGAACCCGGTCGCCGGCCGGGTGGTGGCTCACAACCTCGTGCGCGGGCACGCGGCGCGGATCGGCGAGGTGGTCGACCGGGCCGAGCGGGACGCCCTCCGGCGGCGGCTGATCGACTGGTACGTGGCGGGTGCGGTCACCGCCGAGGCCGCCGTGATGGGGCAACGGGTGTGGCGGCGCAGGCTGTTCCCCGACGTCCGGCCGCAGCCCGGCCACCCGGCGGAGGTGGACTCGCGCGGGTGGTTGGAGCGCGAGCGGGTCACCTTGCGCGCGGTGGTCGTGGCGTCCTATGAGGATGGCGCGTTCGAAGCGGTCGTGGTGCTGTGCCTGGTGCTGTGGGCGTTGTACGAGCCGGGCAAGTACTACGACGACCTGTTGGCCACCAACGAGATCGGCGTCCGTGCGGCGGAACACTTAGCCGGTGATGTCGTGCGCGCGGTGTTGTTGACGCAGATGGGTTTCGCCCACCTCCACCTCGGCGACACCGACGCGGCGATCGCGGCATGTCGGTCGGCGATCGGGATCGCGCTGGCGGCGCGGGACGTCGAGGCGGAGGCGACCGCACTGGAATGCGCGGGCCTCGCCCGACTGGCGCGCGACGACGTGGACGAGGCTCGGACCGTGCTGCGGCGGAACCTGGCGTTGGCCGAGTCGGTCGGCGACCCGCGCCGGATCGCGTTGGCGCGCTTCCACCTGGCCAAGGCGGAACCACCGGAGTCCGCGATCGCTCTGCTCGACCAGGCGTTGGCCGGTTTCCGCGGGCTGGCCGCCCCGGAACCGCGCAACTTCGCCAAGATCATGACCTGGCAGGGGCGGAAGTCCGGCGAGGCCGGGCGCACCGAGCAGGCCCGTGAACGTCTGGCGCAGGCCAGGGCGATCACGGCCGAGCAGAGCTGGCCGTTCGACCAGGCCCAGGTGCTCGACGCGCTCGGCGACCTGGAGACGGGCGATGCGGCGAAGGCGTTCTACGAGCAGGCGATCGCGCTCTACGCCGAACACGGTTTCGTCAACGCCATGACCCGCACCGCTCAGCGGCTGGCCGCCCTGAGCTGA
- a CDS encoding SAM-dependent methyltransferase — translation MSDLDWVPEGIDVTVPSVARTYDYLLGGAHNLAVDRAMGDQMLKVLPGARDLVRLNRAFLRRAVTHLAERGVRQFLDIGSGIPTAGNVHEIVRDVAQGCRVVYVDKDPVAVAHGRLLLADDENTAAVQADLREPEDVLSRPEVTGLLDFDQPVALLLLLVVHFVRPEEEPGDLLARYRDRLAPGSFMVISHATADDRPQTMARAADTVRESRSKDNLVYRTRAEVTALFDGYELVEPGVVGHALWRPGGAGDIADKAEDNTQVWAGVGRKPAGHEPAGHELPGVGDEPAAGGR, via the coding sequence ATGAGCGACCTTGACTGGGTACCGGAAGGCATCGACGTCACGGTGCCGAGCGTGGCCCGGACCTACGACTACCTGCTGGGCGGCGCGCACAACCTCGCCGTCGACCGCGCCATGGGCGACCAGATGCTCAAGGTGCTGCCCGGCGCGCGGGACTTGGTCCGGCTGAACCGGGCCTTCCTGCGCCGCGCGGTCACCCACCTCGCCGAGCGCGGTGTCCGGCAGTTCCTCGACATCGGCTCGGGCATCCCCACCGCCGGCAACGTGCACGAGATCGTGCGGGACGTCGCGCAGGGGTGCCGGGTGGTCTACGTGGACAAGGACCCGGTGGCCGTCGCGCACGGCCGACTGCTGCTCGCCGACGACGAGAACACCGCCGCCGTGCAGGCCGACCTGCGTGAGCCGGAGGACGTGCTGAGCCGGCCCGAGGTGACCGGTCTGCTGGACTTCGACCAGCCCGTCGCGCTGCTCCTGCTGCTGGTCGTGCACTTCGTCAGACCCGAGGAGGAGCCCGGCGACCTGCTGGCCCGGTACCGGGACCGGCTGGCGCCCGGCAGCTTCATGGTGATCTCGCACGCCACCGCCGACGACCGCCCCCAGACCATGGCGCGGGCCGCGGACACCGTGCGGGAGAGCAGGTCCAAGGACAACCTGGTCTACCGGACGCGCGCCGAGGTGACGGCCCTGTTCGACGGCTACGAGCTGGTCGAGCCGGGTGTGGTCGGCCATGCCCTGTGGCGGCCGGGTGGCGCCGGGGACATCGCGGACAAGGCCGAGGACAACACCCAGGTCTGGGCGGGCGTGGGCCGCAAGCCGGCCGGACACGAACCGGCCGGACACGAACTGCCCGGCGTGGGCGACGAACCGGCCGCCGGGGGCCGCTGA
- a CDS encoding alpha/beta fold hydrolase, producing the protein MVSEIDIGLHDGRTLHAYDSGVGDLAVLWHHGTPNIGAPPVPFFPAAERLGIRWVSYDRPGYGGSTPHPGRDIASAAGCASAVADALGIDRFAVFGHSGGGPHALACGALLPDRVLGVVSVAGVAPYDADGLDWFAGMAPSGVASLRAAAAGRAVKERFEASDVEFDGFIPADLAALSGDWSWFDDVVGPAIAAGPAALIDDDLAYVNPWGCDPADVSAPVLFVHGGQDRVVPSSHSEWLARRCPAAELRVFAEDGHISVLDPAASALDWLRARA; encoded by the coding sequence ATGGTCTCGGAGATCGACATCGGACTGCACGACGGCCGCACGCTGCACGCGTACGACTCCGGTGTCGGCGATCTCGCCGTCCTCTGGCACCACGGCACACCGAACATCGGCGCACCGCCCGTGCCGTTCTTCCCCGCCGCCGAACGGCTGGGCATCCGGTGGGTCTCCTACGACCGCCCCGGCTACGGCGGATCGACGCCGCACCCCGGCCGGGACATCGCGTCCGCCGCCGGTTGCGCGTCCGCCGTCGCCGACGCGCTGGGCATCGACCGGTTCGCGGTGTTCGGGCACTCGGGTGGCGGGCCGCATGCGCTGGCCTGCGGCGCGTTGCTGCCCGACCGGGTGCTGGGTGTGGTGAGCGTGGCAGGGGTCGCCCCGTACGACGCGGACGGGCTCGACTGGTTCGCGGGGATGGCGCCGTCCGGGGTGGCGTCGTTGCGCGCGGCAGCCGCGGGCCGTGCGGTGAAGGAGCGGTTCGAGGCGTCGGACGTCGAGTTCGACGGGTTCATCCCGGCGGACCTCGCCGCGCTCTCGGGCGACTGGTCGTGGTTCGACGACGTCGTCGGGCCGGCCATTGCGGCAGGGCCGGCCGCGCTGATCGACGATGATCTCGCCTACGTGAACCCGTGGGGCTGCGACCCCGCCGACGTGTCCGCGCCGGTGCTGTTCGTGCACGGCGGTCAGGACCGCGTGGTGCCCAGCTCGCACAGTGAGTGGCTGGCACGTCGTTGCCCGGCGGCCGAGCTGCGGGTGTTCGCCGAGGACGGGCACATCTCGGTGCTCGACCCCGCCGCGTCCGCCTTGGACTGGCTGCGCGCACGGGCCTGA
- a CDS encoding cytochrome P450, with protein sequence MTSGPNTSDNTDTGGHEVPTVPGRLPLLGHTASLLRQRLAFTADLRSHGPVVRIFLGGLPLYFVTSAELAHQVLTGETDKFDKGIFVDKLRRAFGNGLVSTNGDFHRRQRRMIQPAFHRRPLTRYSETMTALAADLANSWRDGQTVSLDRVMRDLAISVVGRTLFSADFGPAASAAIRTHTPTVIRLGVVRALSPPGLEKLPLPVNRRFDRAVAGVHRVVDDVVDSSRGDRDDLLSVLLNARDEDTGEAMGRQQIRDEVVTLLTAGTETTGTALAWLFHELARNPLVEQRVHAEVDDVLGGRAATIDDVRRLPYLQRVITEVLRRYPLWIMLRRTNTSVSLGGARVPAGTEVGFSPHALHHDPRYYDEPERFDPDRWLPERAAALPKGAYVPFAGGLHHCPGHAFAHIEMAIVVATLAARWRLVPVPGKPVRPKVIGLLYPNRLPMTAHSRPR encoded by the coding sequence ATGACGTCCGGCCCGAATACCAGCGACAACACCGATACCGGTGGACATGAGGTTCCCACGGTTCCCGGGCGATTACCCTTGCTCGGGCACACCGCCTCCTTGCTGCGACAACGCCTCGCCTTCACCGCAGATCTGCGGTCGCACGGGCCGGTGGTGCGGATCTTCCTCGGCGGCCTGCCGCTGTACTTCGTCACCTCGGCCGAATTGGCGCACCAGGTGCTGACCGGCGAGACGGACAAGTTCGACAAGGGCATCTTCGTCGACAAACTGCGGCGCGCGTTCGGGAACGGGCTGGTCAGCACCAACGGCGATTTCCACCGCCGGCAACGCCGGATGATCCAGCCCGCGTTCCACCGCCGCCCGTTGACGAGGTATTCGGAGACTATGACCGCATTGGCCGCTGACCTGGCGAATTCCTGGCGGGATGGACAGACCGTGTCGCTCGATCGGGTGATGCGGGACCTGGCGATCTCGGTGGTCGGCCGCACGCTGTTCTCCGCCGACTTCGGGCCCGCGGCGAGCGCGGCGATCCGGACGCACACGCCGACGGTGATCAGGCTGGGCGTGGTGCGCGCGCTGTCGCCGCCGGGGCTGGAGAAGCTGCCGCTCCCGGTGAACCGGCGGTTCGACCGGGCCGTCGCGGGCGTGCACCGGGTCGTGGACGACGTGGTCGACTCGTCCCGCGGCGACCGGGACGACCTGCTGTCCGTGCTGCTGAACGCGCGGGACGAGGACACCGGCGAGGCGATGGGCCGGCAGCAGATCCGGGACGAGGTGGTCACCCTGCTCACCGCGGGCACCGAGACCACCGGGACCGCGCTGGCCTGGCTGTTCCACGAACTGGCCCGCAACCCCTTGGTGGAACAGCGGGTGCACGCGGAGGTGGACGACGTGCTCGGCGGCCGTGCGGCGACGATCGACGACGTCCGCCGGCTGCCGTACCTCCAGCGCGTGATCACGGAAGTGCTGCGCCGCTACCCGTTGTGGATCATGCTGCGGCGGACCAACACGTCGGTGTCGCTGGGCGGTGCGCGGGTGCCCGCGGGCACCGAGGTCGGCTTCAGCCCGCACGCGCTGCACCACGACCCGCGTTACTACGACGAACCCGAGCGCTTCGACCCCGACCGGTGGCTGCCCGAACGTGCCGCCGCGCTGCCCAAGGGCGCGTACGTGCCGTTCGCGGGCGGCCTGCACCACTGCCCCGGCCACGCCTTCGCGCACATCGAGATGGCGATCGTCGTGGCGACCCTGGCCGCCCGCTGGCGGCTCGTGCCCGTGCCGGGGAAACCCGTGCGCCCCAAGGTGATCGGCTTGCTGTACCCCAACCGGCTGCCGATGACCGCCCACTCCCGTCCCCGCTGA
- a CDS encoding ATP-binding protein, translating into MNMVELPDDGLDLESDGTVDRIGGWVRQVAYEVDERRIADLALITAELVGNARRHAEGPWRVRLWRVDDRRVVRVEVEDRSPSLLPVLGRADNPSLGNGLVLVNRLSVHWGFERHEDRKVVWAEVPMG; encoded by the coding sequence ATGAACATGGTGGAGCTGCCTGACGACGGGCTCGACCTGGAGTCGGACGGCACGGTGGACCGCATCGGCGGTTGGGTGCGACAGGTCGCCTACGAGGTGGACGAGCGCCGGATCGCCGATCTGGCGTTGATCACCGCGGAGTTGGTGGGGAACGCGCGTCGGCACGCCGAGGGGCCGTGGCGGGTGCGGCTGTGGCGGGTGGACGACCGCCGGGTCGTCCGGGTCGAGGTGGAGGACCGCAGTCCGAGCCTGCTGCCCGTGCTGGGCCGGGCCGACAACCCCTCGCTGGGCAACGGCCTGGTGCTGGTCAACCGGCTGTCGGTGCACTGGGGGTTCGAGCGCCACGAGGACCGCAAGGTGGTCTGGGCCGAAGTGCCGATGGGGTGA
- a CDS encoding alpha/beta hydrolase produces the protein MRYSLAAAVVALMVASSLTSASASAGPTCRPVDAPVTVLGHRHVVHGTLCTPAGAATVQVLVPGATYNSSYWDFPDGRHSFRAAQNAAGFATFAVDRLGTGRSSRPLALTLTAFVQADAMHQVVQGLRAGAYGPRFSRVIIGGHSLGAAISVVEAGTYGDVDGVLLTGMTHRINPAGVVAAFANFRPANLDPKFGLLHPLGYLTTAPGTRHASFHAPGLPLSGVLPLEESTKDVFAPTEAADGLGVAVLLPYSKLIDVPVMSAVGSRDAAVCGLLATDCSTSTTLHAAEAPYFRAPLRTYVLPDYGHSINLAPNARDYYSAVSSWAVEEVGR, from the coding sequence TTGCGGTACTCACTCGCCGCCGCCGTGGTGGCGCTCATGGTGGCGTCGTCGCTCACGTCCGCGTCCGCCTCGGCCGGTCCCACGTGTCGTCCGGTCGACGCGCCGGTGACCGTCCTCGGCCACCGCCACGTCGTCCACGGCACCCTGTGCACGCCGGCCGGCGCCGCCACCGTCCAGGTGCTCGTCCCGGGCGCCACCTACAACAGCTCCTACTGGGACTTCCCCGACGGCAGGCACTCCTTCCGCGCCGCGCAGAACGCGGCCGGGTTCGCCACGTTCGCGGTCGACCGGCTCGGCACCGGACGCAGCTCGCGGCCCTTGGCGCTGACGCTGACGGCGTTCGTCCAGGCCGACGCCATGCACCAGGTGGTGCAAGGACTGCGTGCCGGCGCGTACGGGCCGCGGTTCAGCCGCGTGATCATCGGCGGCCACTCGCTCGGCGCGGCGATCAGCGTGGTGGAGGCGGGCACCTACGGCGACGTGGACGGCGTGCTGCTCACCGGCATGACGCACCGGATCAACCCGGCGGGCGTGGTGGCGGCGTTCGCGAACTTCCGGCCGGCCAACCTCGACCCGAAGTTCGGCCTGCTCCACCCGTTGGGCTACCTGACGACCGCACCCGGCACCCGGCACGCCAGCTTCCACGCCCCCGGCCTGCCCTTGTCCGGCGTCCTGCCCCTGGAAGAGTCCACAAAGGACGTCTTCGCGCCGACCGAGGCCGCCGACGGGCTCGGGGTGGCCGTGCTGCTGCCGTACAGCAAGCTGATCGACGTGCCGGTGATGTCCGCCGTGGGCAGCCGTGACGCGGCGGTGTGCGGCCTGCTCGCCACCGACTGCTCGACGTCCACGACGCTCCACGCGGCCGAGGCGCCGTACTTCCGCGCGCCGCTGCGGACGTACGTGCTGCCCGACTACGGCCACTCGATCAACCTCGCGCCCAACGCGCGGGACTACTACTCGGCGGTCTCCTCCTGGGCAGTGGAGGAGGTGGGCCGCTGA